The following proteins come from a genomic window of Mariniflexile sp. TRM1-10:
- a CDS encoding Crp/Fnr family transcriptional regulator: MINELKENYGYLFEDDLLMEINSVGTFKEVPEGFQLINIGDYIKSMPLLVSGAVKILREDDKGDELLIYFIERGDTCAMTLSCCMGQKKSEIRAVTETPTKLVMVPVEKMSEWMGKYKSWQNFILQSYHDRMTELLEAIDTIAFLKMEERLFKHLKDKAMVNHNDVVQVTHQQIAFDLHTSRVVISRLLKTLENEGKIELHRNNIKILEL, translated from the coding sequence ATGATTAATGAATTAAAAGAGAATTATGGTTATCTATTTGAAGATGACTTGTTAATGGAAATCAACAGTGTTGGAACTTTTAAAGAAGTACCTGAAGGGTTCCAACTTATAAATATTGGTGATTATATAAAATCGATGCCCTTATTGGTTAGTGGTGCTGTAAAAATTTTACGTGAAGATGATAAAGGCGACGAACTGTTAATTTACTTTATTGAACGTGGCGATACCTGTGCCATGACCTTATCTTGTTGCATGGGGCAGAAAAAAAGCGAAATTAGAGCCGTCACAGAAACACCTACAAAGCTTGTTATGGTTCCTGTTGAAAAAATGAGCGAATGGATGGGAAAATATAAAAGTTGGCAAAATTTTATTCTTCAAAGTTACCATGATAGAATGACCGAACTTTTGGAAGCTATTGATACTATTGCATTTTTGAAAATGGAAGAACGTCTTTTTAAACACCTAAAAGACAAAGCCATGGTAAACCATAATGACGTTGTTCAAGTAACGCATCAACAAATAGCGTTCGATCTACATACCTCTAGAGTCGTTATTTCCAGGTTATTAAAAACCTTGGAAAATGAAGGTAAAATTGAACTTCACAGAAACAACATCAAAATATTAGAGCTTTAG
- a CDS encoding sulfite exporter TauE/SafE family protein has product MAILDLLGYLGAFIIGMVLGLIGGGGSILTVPLLVYLLGYNPVVATAYSLFIVGTSSVVGVIQKHQKKLVDFKAGLTFSFPSFLAVFISRRYLIPNIPDEIFKLNGFVLTNDIAIMAFFAIVMLVVAILMIRTKNKTTVVFVKQPYYKTFIQGIVIGVITGLIGAGGGFLYVPALVLWAGLSMKNAVGTSLVIISINSIIGFLGDLYTLNIDWSFLITFTFLTIAGILLGGYLSKFISNKKLKKSFGFFIMLMAVYIIIKEFTQN; this is encoded by the coding sequence ATGGCTATTTTAGATTTATTAGGGTATTTAGGTGCTTTTATAATTGGTATGGTTCTAGGGCTTATTGGTGGAGGCGGTTCTATACTAACGGTTCCTTTATTGGTATATCTTTTAGGTTATAACCCAGTAGTAGCAACGGCATATTCGTTATTTATAGTTGGTACATCGTCGGTTGTTGGTGTTATTCAAAAGCATCAAAAAAAACTGGTCGATTTTAAAGCAGGACTAACTTTTTCATTTCCATCGTTTTTAGCAGTCTTTATATCAAGACGCTATTTGATTCCAAACATTCCGGACGAAATTTTCAAATTAAACGGATTTGTTTTAACGAATGACATCGCCATCATGGCATTTTTTGCTATCGTTATGCTTGTCGTAGCAATTTTGATGATAAGAACGAAAAACAAAACAACTGTTGTTTTTGTAAAACAACCTTATTATAAAACTTTTATACAGGGTATAGTTATAGGTGTTATTACAGGATTAATTGGTGCCGGAGGAGGTTTTTTATATGTACCTGCTTTGGTGCTTTGGGCTGGTTTATCAATGAAAAATGCAGTGGGTACATCATTGGTTATCATCTCTATAAATTCGATTATTGGCTTTTTAGGTGATTTATATACATTAAATATAGACTGGTCATTCCTAATAACATTTACATTCCTAACCATCGCAGGTATTTTATTGGGCGGTTATTTATCAAAGTTTATATCGAACAAAAAATTAAAAAAAAGTTTTGGTTTTTTTATCATGTTAATGGCTGTCTATATCATAATTAAGGAATTTACCCAAAACTAG